gcctcgccaacgacctagaagtcaatccttgaaatagatatttaatcaacttctgtaatatggtttaacttctgataaacacatgggttgaacttggattaataatgttaagtttcgtttgcaatctaagtttaacttctgaaaagtacATGGGTtattaggaaaagttctgtgttcgtacaaatttttgtacaggggaaacagaatgaaaTTCCAGTAGTGCCAACAGCCTAaacttttattaaaaagttgataaaaatattttttcattcactcttttatttctccatcatttactagtaccctattatattcatctttaatacatcttgTTTTTATAAGATCTTTTGTCTTCCTCTCTCTcattttagttattctataaatgtctctttctccttttttttttatctaatgtttgatataatcattcaaatgTTTCATTTTTTACTTCATTTATTATTTTCTGAGCCTCTtttttggctattgtatatttttttaaagtttttctcgttcttataaatatataattttttataggtTATTCgtttttcttcactttctcctGTACTTTattattccaccaccaagatttttATTTGATGGTGTATGACATTttgactttgatatcatcttatctcatgtcgtattagagtcaccatatatttcacctaatacttatACTTCAGCCTTCTTCTTAAATATGTTTtaattcccatcatttaacttcCACCATTTAATTCTAAAAGTcgtgtatattttttttctatttatcctATAATTGAGGTGTATATCCTACACTTTTAACTTatattgggtagttaagctttctctagggataccttacaatctttacaaatctttttctctcttcctaaccataagaaagtcaaattttgatttattattccGACTTTTGAATATGATCAagtgtttttctcttttcttaaaaaatatattaactaatataaggtcatatatgttatcgcaaaatctaatatagttttctcttcttcatttcttattccaaactcataacccccACGCACTCTCTTATATTTCTCATTTTTTATTTCGACGTGCTCATTTAGATCATCTCCTATTATCATTTgccaaaatattttataatacttcATCTATGttgtcccaaaaccttgatttgatatCTTTATATAATTCTACTTGagatgcatatatgctaattacattCATAGTTTCTTTTGTTACTACTATTTTAAGAGCTATAATTCTATctctttctaactactcctacaactttatcttttaacgaactatctacaaaaTTACTCActctatttcttattttattagttctcatgtaccataacttaaaccccaagttctctatcatctttgatTTCTCGTGTACTCATTTTATCTCTTGTATACATAAagtactaatttttctcctaattatttatatattacctccattgatttactagcGAACGTTCTTATGTTAcatattccaaatcttagattattaatttttctataatatttgttcttaCCCAATCTCTGATGTGAGAACTCTAAACTCAAGTTCTCATGAAAATGTGATAGTCCTTATAGTCGGATCTTGCAACACGAACACTTATATATTTAACACTATACCTGAGTTCTAAAAATGTAGCGGTCATTACCGAAACATTACAGTCGCACTTGTAACACGTTCTTTTTAAGGAATAACCTAGTATTAGtacaatattttaataaattcattcattgaacatttgtcaTAATTTAATATATACGATTGATAAATTAACATAATCCTCCATCTTTATCCGAACTTAGTACATGCTTTGCCGAGGTAAGTCGTTAGAGGCggagtttgaaaattaaaaattcaaacttaaaatgtCAGAACAGTTGAAAGTGATCTCTTACTATATTTAAGTACatccaaaaaattaaaaattcaaacttaaaatgtCAGAACAGTTGAAAGTGATCTCTTACTATATTTAAGTACATCCAATAGCTCTCAATTGAATGAGTAAAAAACCAAACACATCAGCTTATCTCGATAGGCGATAGCCTATAGAACAATTCGGAACCTATCCACCAAGTGACGATCGAGGCTATACAAAAGGCAACTAGGCTgtggaaattaaactaaacactgTTGTTATTCAAAAATGTCGAGTGGAGCGTTTCGAGATCAGAGAGTCAATTCTTTACTACTTTACGAATCAGCTTCCATCGATGAATCCATAAATCCAGCACCCAAAGTCGTTCTTTCGTTGGAAAAGAGTCCACAGCCAAATGAACACACTCGGAAGTAATCCGTAAGTGAATCTCCTAATAGCCGGCTGTGTTTGACACTATCGCACGCGTCATATACATACAAATTGCAAATAGGTGAAAAGAAGGTTTGATGGAGAGTTGGCCTACCGTCGTTATTAATTAAGAGACATCAACATGATTTAAAGAGTTGAAAGGTAGGTACGATGCAAGATGATCAGACTTTTTCCTACATAATTCGATCTTCTTTTCATTGTGTCTCGTGACTCAGCTAGGGAAGAGCAGTTAGTTTACACGAAAGACTCATCATTCCTGGCAATTTAAATACAAGATAGCTAAGGCATGCGTGGAAAATTTCGAATAGATTAAAAACAAAAAGGTCTCTATAAGATGAATTATTTGATTAGACAATGAATCCCAATGAGGCAGTAGCATCAAGAATCCCTTTGCAGACTAAATGGGCGGCCTGTCCGCCAGGAGAATTTCCTTCCATGCTTCATAGAACATCCAAGTGATTCCTGATGAAGGCATGACTTTCAAGCAGCTCGCGCCCCAGCCTCGGTACAAACCCGTCAAGCCCTCTCTGCCGACGACCTCAGACAATGCTGCTAACATGTGGGGCGGGCATTTCCCTTGCATGGCTCCGACCATTAGTCGCTTTCTTGCGACTTCCAGTGGGAAGCTGAGGGTGCTTGCCATTAAACCTGACAAAATATGGATTAGTTAGAGTTACAggttttcttgaaactgagtaaTGTGTAGTTTTAACTACTGTTAATAGTTTATTTGCAACTCAGGATTCAATTAATACTCACCGGAAAGAGCACCGACGATCAGCAGCTCTGCACGGTTCAAGGACTTCTTTCGCTTGGCTTGGCAGTAGGACTTTTTCATGGTCTCGTACATGAAATAGTAGGTTGTGCTGTATGGAAGCATGCCTATTAATGTTGGTGATAAACCAGCATATAGGCCTCCAATTCCATCATTCTTGTATATCTTACTCATAGCCACAGTTATGCTGGGGTAGGCTTCACGATTCACAGTCAAACGATCCTGAAACGGTAGGATTTGAAAGAAGATAAGCAAATGAAATCAATATCCATTTGTTAGAAATCATAGGTGAATAATACCAAAGCTAAGCATCCCAACCTTATTAAAGAAAAAGTTAGATGGCAATGCATTCAGGATGGGAGGAAGTGTACAAAAGAAATGGAAAATAGGGCTGTAGTTCAACAAAAGTAAGCTAACAAAGAACTGCAAATCTGagcaaataacataaaaataatacAAAGTTATTCGCCGCGAGTATCTGCTTCGAATCTGATTCTTACCCAAGAAAAAAGAAACTGCAAAACAGTCACGGATCATCATTGGCATTGGCATTGGCATTATGATCGAATATACCTTTAGAACTTCGAGAGGATGACATATGATTGTGCTGACAATACCAGCAGCCGCTCCACCAACAGCAACTGGAGAGATGCAattgcaaagaaaagaaagatcCAGATTCATTCGACCAATCTGCAGCTTTGGGCTTCCATTCTCCTTCCAATCCTCTTGTATAGATGACATAGTCCGTTTGACACATTCAAATGTACCAAGCTCGATTGCTTGGGAAGGTATTGTTCGGAGCATGTTAACAGTGTTTCCAGCCCAGAGTCCTCGCCAGCCATGATCTTCAATGATCTCTAGAAAACTACCAGCAATGTGCTTGGATCCGACTCCAACTACCATCCTTGTCCTGAAACAGTGTCATTATCATCCAATCTTCTTAAGttgatgaaaaatatcatccaatctTCTTAagttgatgaaaaaaaaaatcaagcaatcaacattctaaattatgtataaaCAAAATCCTGGAAGCAAACAAAGCTTCTCATCGTCGAACTTCCGTAGGCCTATCAAGTAAATACATCCTTAGATACAAGGAAACTGAACAAACTTATTATCACAGGAAGCAAATAAACCAACTAGTTAAATAGTTTGATGAAAACTAGCTTAgtgaaaaatgaaaatttaataacATTGACCTGCTATGAATCTTACAATATGGCATTAGTAATACAATTGACGAATGCATCAAGTGAATAAAGGAAGCATAAAAATTCAACAATATACCTAGGAAAGAATAAACTGCTGCATGGATTAGTAGTGGacatctttatttcttaatcttaTAGTACCATATTTATCAAAGCTGCGTGGAGTTGTATCAATATTCCTAAACCAACTTCCTGAAAGTAGCATTTAAACACAAGACAAGATTTATAACATAGGTAAATGCACTCAGCAAATTTCTATTTAGAAattccaaaataaaataaaaaagtaaaccTGATGGTCTCTAAAGGAGCAAGAACAGCTTTAGTCATAGCACCAGCTAATGCTCCGCTAACAAACTCGCCAACTTCTCTAGACCCAAAGAAACTCTGCAGAAAAACAAGCAACACAATTGCAACATTAAGCTACTTGCCAGTTGCCTCTAGCATTCAGAGCTTTCACTAACAGTCACTGGCAAAAGATCCGATATCAACC
The genomic region above belongs to Zingiber officinale cultivar Zhangliang chromosome 11A, Zo_v1.1, whole genome shotgun sequence and contains:
- the LOC122032583 gene encoding probable mitochondrial adenine nucleotide transporter BTL1 isoform X2 is translated as MDLEAASRNKREVLVLGFTDAYGQEMADSKEGEIHKVAVATAVLRFRTLDAGGTIKSFFGSREVGEFVSGALAGAMTKAVLAPLETIRTRMVVGVGSKHIAGSFLEIIEDHGWRGLWAGNTVNMLRTIPSQAIELGTFECVKRTMSSIQEDWKENGSPKLQIGRMNLDLSFLCNCISPVAVGGAAAGIVSTIICHPLEVLKDRLTVNREAYPSITVAMSKIYKNDGIGGLYAGLSPTLIGMLPYSTTYYFMYETMKKSYCQAKRKKSLNRAELLIVGALSGLMASTLSFPLEVARKRLMVGAMQGKCPPHMLAALSEVVGREGLTGLYRGWGASCLKVMPSSGITWMFYEAWKEILLADRPPI
- the LOC122032583 gene encoding probable mitochondrial adenine nucleotide transporter BTL1 isoform X1, which codes for MRSKCFPSLVDCRRLGFNSEEIREAGDPSRAMDLEAASRNKREVLVLGFTDAYGQEMADSKEGEIHKVAVATAVLRFRTLDAGGTIKSFFGSREVGEFVSGALAGAMTKAVLAPLETIRTRMVVGVGSKHIAGSFLEIIEDHGWRGLWAGNTVNMLRTIPSQAIELGTFECVKRTMSSIQEDWKENGSPKLQIGRMNLDLSFLCNCISPVAVGGAAAGIVSTIICHPLEVLKDRLTVNREAYPSITVAMSKIYKNDGIGGLYAGLSPTLIGMLPYSTTYYFMYETMKKSYCQAKRKKSLNRAELLIVGALSGLMASTLSFPLEVARKRLMVGAMQGKCPPHMLAALSEVVGREGLTGLYRGWGASCLKVMPSSGITWMFYEAWKEILLADRPPI